One Pseudodesulfovibrio cashew DNA window includes the following coding sequences:
- the recO gene encoding DNA repair protein RecO, which translates to MGATEKALVLKTGRFRESDVWVRLLTPSRGIFNAFAFGGSHSRRRFVGCLDPLSHVLFTIGSGRRGEYTVLEEGSLLNNFPGVRKDPLKTGIAANCVKFIEAVDAGPSDAVHAYGLLLETWEMLETGGAPDFVPWLFRAQYAFAMGYTPDFLSCGACGKPVGTEKGYQFGVETGQVACPTCLSAGKPLEGLARQVSAGALRALDWIQRSRPADWASVEMDVGIRRQCSQLVELFVAYHLGLSWDNGMYKKV; encoded by the coding sequence ATGGGGGCCACGGAAAAAGCGCTTGTCCTGAAAACGGGCCGTTTCCGGGAGTCGGACGTCTGGGTTCGTCTGCTTACACCATCGCGCGGCATCTTCAATGCCTTTGCCTTCGGCGGGAGCCATAGCCGACGTCGTTTCGTTGGTTGCCTTGACCCGCTTTCCCATGTTCTTTTCACCATCGGTTCCGGCAGGCGCGGAGAGTATACGGTTCTGGAGGAAGGATCGTTGCTCAACAATTTTCCCGGTGTGCGCAAGGACCCGCTCAAGACGGGCATAGCCGCCAACTGCGTCAAGTTCATTGAGGCCGTGGATGCCGGTCCGTCGGATGCCGTCCATGCCTACGGCCTGTTGCTGGAGACATGGGAGATGCTGGAAACGGGTGGGGCACCCGACTTCGTGCCTTGGTTGTTCCGGGCCCAATATGCCTTTGCCATGGGCTATACGCCGGACTTTCTTTCCTGTGGCGCATGCGGTAAGCCGGTGGGTACGGAAAAGGGATATCAGTTCGGCGTGGAGACCGGGCAGGTAGCCTGTCCCACTTGTCTTTCCGCCGGGAAACCGTTAGAGGGACTTGCTCGGCAGGTTTCCGCCGGTGCGTTGCGCGCCCTGGATTGGATACAGCGGAGCAGGCCTGCCGACTGGGCCTCCGTGGAAATGGACGTCGGTATTCGCCGCCAGTGCAGTCAACTGGTGGAATTGTTCGTTGCCTATCACCTGGGCCTGTCCTGGGATAACGGTATGTATAAAAAGGTATGA
- the glyQ gene encoding glycine--tRNA ligase subunit alpha: MNFQNVILTLQDFWADYGCAVVQPMDIECGAGTFNPNTFFRVIGPEPWKTAYVEPSRRPTDGRYGENPNRLQHYYQFQVILKPSPDNVQELYLESLGALGIDAKAHDIRFVEDDWESPTLGAWGLGWEVWLNGMEVTQFTYFQQVGGIDLKPVSVEITYGLERISMYLQEKESVYDLQWNDEITYGNVFHQNEVEMSKYNFELSTPELLFDLFNKFEAECLKLCEEGLPWPAYDCCLKCSHSFNMLDARGAISITERATYIGRVRNLASKIARLYADQREEMGYPMLKK; this comes from the coding sequence ATGAATTTTCAGAACGTCATATTGACACTTCAGGATTTCTGGGCCGATTACGGCTGCGCCGTGGTGCAGCCTATGGATATCGAGTGCGGCGCGGGCACGTTCAATCCCAATACCTTTTTCCGCGTCATAGGTCCCGAGCCGTGGAAGACCGCCTATGTAGAGCCTTCCAGGCGTCCCACTGACGGCCGCTACGGCGAAAACCCGAACCGTTTGCAGCACTACTATCAATTCCAGGTCATCCTGAAGCCTTCGCCGGACAACGTTCAGGAGCTGTATCTCGAGTCACTCGGGGCTCTCGGCATTGATGCAAAGGCCCACGATATTCGTTTTGTTGAGGATGACTGGGAGTCGCCCACCCTGGGCGCCTGGGGCCTTGGCTGGGAAGTCTGGCTCAACGGCATGGAAGTGACTCAGTTCACCTACTTCCAGCAGGTGGGTGGCATCGATCTCAAGCCGGTGTCCGTGGAGATCACCTACGGCCTGGAGCGTATCTCCATGTATCTCCAGGAGAAAGAATCGGTCTATGATCTCCAGTGGAATGACGAGATCACCTACGGCAACGTCTTTCATCAGAATGAAGTGGAGATGTCCAAGTACAATTTTGAGTTGTCCACGCCGGAATTGCTGTTCGATCTCTTTAACAAGTTCGAGGCCGAGTGCCTGAAGTTGTGCGAGGAGGGATTGCCTTGGCCCGCATACGATTGCTGTCTCAAGTGTTCCCACTCCTTCAACATGCTGGACGCTCGCGGCGCCATCTCTATCACCGAGCGCGCTACCTACATCGGCCGCGTCCGGAACCTGGCATCCAAGATTGCCCGTCTCTACGCCGACCAGCGTGAGGAGATGGGATACCCCATGCTGAAGAAATAA
- the glyS gene encoding glycine--tRNA ligase subunit beta translates to MAEFILEIGTEEMPARFVPKLAAELKETFGKLLDEAMVEAAEVRTFATPRRITAQVVAIAEAQRQEEETVTGPPTRIAYDADGNLTKAGAGFAKTQGVAEADLFKMDTGKGEYLAAKKVVGGGKTADILPELCLKAVESLSFPKRMHWGGYDFTFGRPVRWLLALLDDAVVEFTVENMTSGRETRGHRVMGPGPFAVASSADYFSVIENDCKVVIDPEERKKTIVAEGDRLAKELGGEIVWNDGLLDEVANLVEYPKPLIGDIDELYLELPREVLLTSMQSHQKSFGVQGPDGKLMAHFLTTLNLEPTDVALVKKGWERVLKARLEDARFFWEADCEVEFQTWLDKLENVVFLGPLGSVGDKARRIETLCSKLAGMLGESKSILPGEIAEYAEAGRLAKADLVSEMVIEFDSLQGKMGGIYAARKDKGDIVSQGIYEQYLPAGPDTPVPSSLSGALVSMADKADTMAGCFGLGKKPTGANDPYALRRCALGIARIIMEHDLDVDLEVFLKNAQAAYSKDIKWKVEQGESLSNLMEFFGQRLRALFTGQGFDTLAVDAALGAGFNDIRTLKARLEALADFTREADFEQAVLTFKRAANIIRKQGDEAGQVLTGGYTKELFEGEAETAFGTRLEEMGPRFDDLWQAGDFAGLMGLLRELRPSVDAFFDNVMVMCDDQEVRLNRLNLLKALVDKLGRLADFSALQV, encoded by the coding sequence ATGGCCGAATTCATACTGGAAATCGGAACCGAGGAAATGCCTGCCCGCTTCGTGCCGAAGCTGGCTGCGGAGTTGAAAGAGACTTTCGGCAAGCTGCTGGACGAAGCCATGGTCGAGGCCGCCGAGGTGCGGACCTTTGCCACGCCGCGTCGTATCACCGCGCAGGTGGTGGCGATCGCCGAGGCGCAGCGCCAGGAAGAGGAGACCGTCACCGGGCCGCCCACCCGCATCGCTTACGACGCCGACGGCAACCTGACCAAGGCCGGGGCCGGTTTTGCCAAGACCCAGGGCGTGGCCGAAGCAGACCTCTTTAAAATGGACACGGGCAAGGGTGAATACCTGGCGGCCAAGAAGGTCGTGGGTGGTGGCAAGACTGCTGACATTCTCCCTGAACTCTGCCTCAAGGCAGTGGAATCCCTTTCTTTCCCCAAACGGATGCATTGGGGCGGGTATGACTTTACCTTTGGCCGTCCCGTGCGCTGGTTGCTGGCCTTGCTCGATGACGCCGTGGTGGAATTCACCGTGGAGAACATGACCTCCGGACGGGAAACGCGCGGCCATCGGGTCATGGGTCCGGGACCGTTTGCCGTGGCTTCCTCAGCCGACTATTTTTCCGTTATCGAGAACGACTGCAAAGTTGTCATCGATCCCGAGGAACGCAAGAAGACCATCGTGGCCGAAGGCGACAGATTGGCCAAGGAACTGGGCGGTGAGATCGTCTGGAACGACGGCCTGCTGGATGAAGTGGCCAACCTGGTCGAGTACCCGAAGCCGCTTATTGGCGACATCGATGAGTTGTATCTGGAACTGCCGCGTGAGGTACTTCTTACCTCCATGCAGTCCCATCAGAAGTCTTTCGGTGTCCAGGGGCCCGACGGCAAGCTCATGGCTCATTTCCTGACCACCCTCAACCTTGAGCCCACTGATGTGGCCTTGGTAAAGAAGGGGTGGGAGCGAGTGCTGAAGGCTCGCCTGGAAGACGCCCGTTTCTTCTGGGAAGCCGACTGCGAGGTGGAGTTCCAGACCTGGCTCGACAAGTTGGAAAACGTCGTCTTTCTCGGTCCGCTGGGCTCGGTGGGAGACAAAGCGCGTCGCATTGAAACTCTGTGTTCCAAGCTGGCCGGAATGCTCGGCGAGTCCAAATCCATCCTGCCGGGCGAGATTGCTGAATACGCCGAGGCCGGACGTCTGGCCAAGGCGGACCTCGTTTCCGAGATGGTCATTGAGTTCGACTCGCTTCAGGGCAAGATGGGCGGTATCTACGCGGCTCGCAAAGACAAGGGTGACATCGTCTCTCAGGGCATCTACGAGCAGTACCTGCCTGCTGGCCCCGATACCCCGGTGCCTTCAAGCCTGTCCGGTGCGTTGGTCTCCATGGCGGACAAGGCCGACACCATGGCCGGTTGTTTCGGCCTGGGCAAGAAGCCCACAGGTGCAAACGATCCTTATGCCCTGCGTCGTTGCGCTCTGGGCATCGCCAGGATCATCATGGAGCATGATCTGGACGTCGACCTGGAGGTTTTCCTGAAGAACGCCCAGGCTGCGTACAGCAAGGATATCAAGTGGAAGGTGGAGCAGGGCGAGTCCCTGTCCAACCTGATGGAATTCTTCGGCCAGCGTCTGCGCGCGCTGTTCACGGGCCAGGGCTTTGACACCCTCGCCGTTGACGCTGCCCTTGGTGCCGGATTCAACGACATCCGGACCCTCAAGGCCCGTTTGGAAGCTCTTGCCGACTTCACTAGGGAGGCGGACTTCGAGCAGGCTGTGCTGACCTTCAAGCGCGCTGCCAACATCATCCGCAAGCAGGGTGACGAGGCCGGGCAGGTCCTGACCGGAGGCTACACCAAGGAGTTGTTCGAAGGCGAGGCGGAAACAGCATTCGGTACCCGCCTGGAGGAAATGGGGCCGCGTTTCGACGATCTGTGGCAGGCCGGCGACTTCGCCGGACTGATGGGACTCCTGCGGGAGCTGCGCCCGTCCGTGGATGCGTTCTTCGACAACGTCATGGTCATGTGCGATGATCAGGAGGTTCGCCTCAATCGGTTGAATCTGCTCAAAGCGCTGGTGGACAAGCTGGGTCGTCTGGCCGATTTCAGCGCTCTGCAGGTTTAG
- the rpsT gene encoding 30S ribosomal protein S20, translated as MANHKSALKRHRQSLKRRARNRISKTRIKNTVKAVRVAIEEKDVAKANEALKAAASILDKAARKNVIHAAQAKRRISRLQVAINKIEA; from the coding sequence TTGGCTAATCACAAATCCGCCCTGAAAAGGCACCGTCAGAGCTTGAAGCGTCGCGCCCGCAACCGCATTTCCAAGACCCGCATCAAGAACACCGTCAAGGCTGTTCGTGTTGCCATCGAGGAAAAGGATGTCGCCAAGGCCAACGAGGCTCTCAAGGCCGCCGCTTCCATTCTGGACAAGGCCGCCCGCAAGAACGTTATCCACGCTGCCCAGGCCAAGCGCCGCATTTCCCGCCTGCAGGTAGCCATCAATAAGATCGAAGCCTAG